A single genomic interval of Zingiber officinale cultivar Zhangliang chromosome 4A, Zo_v1.1, whole genome shotgun sequence harbors:
- the LOC121972169 gene encoding phospholipase A1-II 7-like: MAGQTGSIAARWRELQGRDGWKGLLSPLDVDLRRTLVAYGELAQAVYDGFIRERKSRFAGAPRHARADVLSNSAATQGQAGMYRVTRFFYATSGVELPEALMLRSLSREPWSKSSNWMGFVAVATDAGAAALGRRDVVVAWRGTLLPLEWVDNLDFTMAEAPELLGTTAPLVHRGWLSVYTSYDSTSRYNKTSARDQVLKEVRRLVDQFKDEQMSITVTGHSLGAAVATLNAVDIVVNAFNRPSSSSSASSCPVTGFLFASPRVGDFEFKKLFAVLPDLHLLRVRNALDVVPAYPILPYTDVGVELPIDTRSSPYLKRPGDLTTWHNLECYLHGVAGAQPGSKSGFKLAIDRDISFVNKSTGALKDEYLVPDSWWVPKNKCMAEDTGGRWKLDDHEDDDNA; the protein is encoded by the exons ATGGCGGGGCAAACGGGGAGCATCGCGGCGAGGTGGCGGGAGCTGCAGGGGCGGGACGGGTGGAAGGGCCTGCTGTCGCCGCTGGACGTCGATCTCCGGCGGACTTTGGTGGCGTACGGCGAACTGGCGCAGGCGGTGTACGACGGGTTCATCCGGGAGCGGAAGTCTCGGTTCGCGGGCGCGCCGAGGCACGCGCGGGCGGACGTTCTGTCGAACTCGGCGGCGACGCAGGGGCAGGCGGGGATGTACCGGGTGACGCGGTTCTTCTACGCGACGTCGGGGGTGGAGCTTCCGGAGGCGCTGATGCTGCGGTCGCTGTCGCGGGAGCCGTGGAGCAAGAGCTCGAACTGGATGGGCTTCGTGGCGGTGGCGACCGACGCAGGGGCGGCGGCGCTGGGGCGGAGGGACGTGGTGGTGGCTTGGCGGGGGACGTTGCTGCCGCTCGAGTGGGTGGACAACTTGGACTTCACGATGGCGGAGGCGCCGGAGCTGCTCGGCACCACCGCGCCGCTAGTGCACCGCGGTTGGCTCTCCGTCTACACCTCCTACGACTCCACGTCACGGTACAACAAGACCAGCGCTCGAGATcag GTGCTGAAGGAAGTGAGACGTTTGGTCGACCAATTCAAAGACGAGCAGATGAGCATCACCGTCACCGGCCACAGCCTCGGCGCCGCCGTCGCCACCCTCAACGCCGTCGACATCGTAGTCAACGCTTTCAACcgcccttcctcctcctcctctgcctCCTCTTGTCCTGTCACGGGCTTCCTCTTCGCTAGTCCCCGAGTCGGCGACTTCGAGTTCAAAAAGCTCTTCGCCGTCCTTCCTGACCTCCACCTCCTCCGCGTCCGCAACGCCCTCGACGTCGTCCCCGCTTACCCCATCCTCCCTTATACGGACGTCGGAGTCGAGCTCCCCATCGACACCCGCAGCTCGCCCTACCTCAAGAGGCCCGGCGACCTCACCACGTGGCACAACCTCGAGTGCTACCTTCACGGCGTCGCCGGCGCTCAGCCCGGGAGCAAATCCGGCTTCAAGCTCGCCATCGACCGCGACATTTCCTTCGTGAACAAAAGCACCGGCGCGCTCAAGGACGAGTACCTCGTCCCGGACTCGTGGTGGGTCCCCAAGAACAAGTGCATGGCCGAGGACACCGGCGGGCGGTGGAAGCTCGACGATCACGAGGACGATGACAATGCTTGA
- the LOC121972170 gene encoding 3'-5' exonuclease eri-1-like, producing MIDPAAEVQMQGNNEASQGCPEDAASQSNSKENGAFIKCIVEPKDRKDATIYDFMNKNSSVIWEPYAMVNQGYNGPFYRQETYPPPFVSPDFLMMQQVHLNAFENNIYPINLNYSYPIENRFSYMPTVNMFSQPYPYKGYIQEFQYFVVIDFEATCDKERNLHPQEIIEFPSVLVNSSTGQLEAFFQTYVRPAYHQHLTDFCKELTGIQQIQVDRGVPLSEALIMHDKWLEKKGIKHKSFAVVTWSDWDCRVMLESECKFKKIRKPPYFNRWVNLKLPFREMFGVHCNLKKAVELAGLTWEGRPHCGLDDACNTARLLVHLMDRGFKFSITNSLNLFSDQNQHAQKPREPAAALIPSRPFVDTSRKEKHTCYCGVLSRECFVRKPGPTQGKSFFACGNWTATRRNICNYFHWASS from the exons ATGATTGATCCGGCGGCCGAAG TTCAAATGCAAGGAAACAATGAGGCATCCCAAGGATGCCCCGAAGATGCTGCATCTCAATCTAATTCTAAAGAAAATGGGGCATTTATTAAATGTATTGTCGAGCCTAAAGATAGGAAGGATGCAACCATTTATGATTTTATGAATAAAAATAGCTCAGTGATCTGGGAGCCTTATGCAATGGTAAATCAAGGTTACAATGGACCATTCTATAGACAAGAAACATATCCACCACCATTTGTCTCTCCTGATTTTTTGATGATGCAACAAGTCCACCTGAATGCCTTTGAGAACAATATCTATCCAATAAACCTGAATTATTCATATCCTATTGAAAACAGATTTAGTTATATGCCAACAGTCAACATGTTTTCTCAACCATATCCGTATAAAGGTTACATACAAGAATTTCAGTACTTCGTGGTTATTGACTTTGAGGCCACTTGCGACAAAGAAAGGAATCTGCATCCACAAGAGATCATTGAGTTCCCCTCTGTGCTAGTCAACAGTTCAACTGGCCAACTAGAAGCTTTTTTCCAAACATATGTGCGGCCTGCATATCACCAACACCTTACTGATTTCTGCAAGGAGCTTACTGGGATTCAGCAAATTCAG GTAGACAGAGGTGTTCCTTTAAGTGAAGCTCTAATCATGCATGACAAATGGCTGGAAAAGAAAGGAATCAAGCACAAAAGCTTTGCAGTAGTCACGTGGTCTGACTGGGATTGCCGTGTCATGTTAGAATCTGAATGCAAATTTAAAAAGATCAGGAAACCTCCCTACTTTAACAG GTGGGTCAACCTAAAGCTTCCATTTCGGGAAATGTTTGGTGTCCACTGCAATCTCAAGAAAGCTGTCGAGCTTGCTGGCTTGACATGGGAGGGTCGTCCGCACTGTGGCCTTGATGACGCCTGTAACACTGCACGCCTTCTTGTCCATCTGATGGATAGGGGCTTCAAGTTCTCCATTACCAATTCCTTGAATCTTTTCTCTGATCAAAACCAACATGCACAGAAGCCCAGAGAACCGGCAGCTGCTCTCATCCCCTCTCGTCCCTTTGTAGACACCAGTCGGAAGGAGAAACATACATGCTACTGTGGGGTACTTAGCAGAGAATGCTTTGTCCGCAAGCCCGGACCAACTCAAGGAAAATCTTTCTTTGCGTGCGGCAATTGGACCGCAACAAGGAGGAACATATGCAACTATTTTCACTGGGCTTCTAGCTGA
- the LOC121972176 gene encoding chlorophyllase-2-like: MSDVNAAARVFEHGDHTVKLINEDSSASQSPSPPPKPLLIAAPIEEGDYPMLLFLHGYLLCNSFYSQLLLHVASHGFIVVAPQLYSVAGPDSADEIRAAAATVDWLIPGLAHVLPRHVRPNPTKLAVAGHSRGGKVAFALALGHAKTSLRLSALIGVDPVDGMDRGKQTHPPILTYAPRSFDLKGTPAMVIGSGLGGLRRNPLFPPCAPEGVSHGDFFAECCPPAYHLVAKEYGHLDVLDDETKGVRGKATYCLCKNGRERRPMREFAAGAMVAFMKAYLEGERQCLRGIREEPGAVPVELSVVTYLEAED, translated from the coding sequence ATGTCCGACGTGAACGCCGCCGCCAGGGTCTTCGAGCACGGAGATCATACGGTGAAGCTCATCAACGAAGACTCCTCGGCGTCGCAGTCGCCCTCCCCTCCGCCGAAGCCTCTCCTCATCGCGGCCCCTATTGAGGAAGGTGACTACCCCATGCTCCTCTTCCTCCACGGCTACCTCCTATGCAACTCCTTCTACTCTCAGCTCCTCCTCCACGTCGCCTCCCACGGATTCATCGTCGTCGCCCCGCAGTTATACTCGGTGGCGGGACCGGACTCCGCCGACGAGATCCGCGCTGCGGCGGCCACGGTGGACTGGTTGATCCCGGGACTCGCTCACGTTCTTCCCAGGCACGTCCGACCGAACCCCACCAAGCTCGCCGTCGCCGGCCACAGCCGCGGCGGCAAGGTCGCATTCGCCCTGGCCCTCGGCCACGCGAAGACCAGCCTCCGCCTCTCGGCGCTCATCGGCGTCGACCCCGTCGACGGCATGGACAGGGGCAAGCAGACGCACCCGCCCATCCTCACCTACGCCCCCCGGTCCTTCGACCTCAAGGGCACGCCAGCGATGGTGATCGGATCCGGACTCGGAGGGCTGCGGAGGAACCCCCTGTTTCCGCCATGCGCGCCGGAGGGGGTGAGCCACGGCGACTTCTTCGCCGAGTGCTGCCCGCCGGCGTACCACTTGGTGGCGAAGGAGTACGGACACCTGGACGTGCTCGATGACGAGACCAAGGGGGTGAGGGGGAAGGCGACCTACTGCCTGTGCAAGAACGGGAGGGAGAGGAGGCCTATGAGGGAGTTCGCCGCCGGCGCGATGGTGGCGTTCATGAAGGCTTACTTGGAAGGAGAGAGGCAATGTCTGAGGGGCATCCGCGAGGAGCCAGGCGCGGTACCGGTGGAGCTCTCCGTCGTCACATATTTGGAAGCAGAGGATTAG
- the LOC121972177 gene encoding EPIDERMAL PATTERNING FACTOR-like protein 5, whose protein sequence is MALLRRRRLCLSAAFAVLLFAAALGTGFAAIAQASEETTRPKRSAFAVLLTRRRLVGSLPPSCRARCGRCFPCRPVQVAIQQAGRIVPEEYYPEAWRCECGSKLFMP, encoded by the exons ATGGCTCTTCTCCGCCGCCGCCGTCTCTGCCTCTCCGCTGCCTTCGCTGTCCTCTTGTTCGCCGCAGCTCTCG GGACTGGATTCGCTGCGATCGCTCAGGCCTCGGAAGAGACGACGAGGCCGAAGCGATCGGCGTTCGCCGTGCTCTTGACTCGGCGGCGACTCGTGGGATCGCTCCCCCCGTCGTGCCGAGCCCGATGCGGCCGGTGCTTCCCTTGCCGCCCGGTGCAGGTGGCGATCCAACAGGCCGGTCGGATCGTGCCGGAAGAGTACTACCCGGAAGCCTGGCGATGCGAGTGCGGCAGCAAGCTCTTTATGCCCTGA
- the LOC121972174 gene encoding uncharacterized protein LOC121972174 codes for MAESGGGRGERRPVRCPNCDELLPGLANLTAHRCGDRSATSRARRDFPPTDFSLQRDTVGFNSREERDRLGFIPEFTSRRRPASNSDHRADGRRVERGSNYVVGRQPSSSKSLLSDSTSFSDDVAPAFCRMPEDHMKPNPLANYGDDCSKTKKNQSRKDGAELWSNDPLLLLRQLDELRDRISKSSEFLEKPRTKMPAVNERSVYYRRSHEILSKTKERVSVTEPYSSGMTNFPSDGYIHRQLDVVPLSSYHSDEFDLQRRKYKLLPESTPYSITNQGRFGLAQNSRVSSLGIQMFRMKEYNEGGARAAKSKTKEKHPCQAFAGATPFVICSSCFELLKLPQDNTLLVSKKLRRLRCGSCSEVFCVELIGKRLVISSHSPSLAVSKANDKVNQHEQYKAQTSSKSDVSSISEEHGVPCQAILPTDDNNSSPFTSSHVLMEQESIDLTDPENLKGLSVASNRSEHVENPDSTDVSAVADLLIQDSLSFLLSSQKDISETGSKKEHSDEEVRIYNDDKFHQSPEQGEEITGIDLSLNDYSSSSLDHNDIEKHQSQMGTEKTNDPSVLNTTLKDTPQIKMPAKAKRSQVSVNGYLIPDHLVRKAEKKAGSIFPGEYWYDWHAGFWGVMRQPCLGIIPPFIEEFNYPMPENCAGGNTGVILNGRELHRKDLNLLVSRGLPFSAGQPYILDFSGNLFDEISNEHLGNFGKLAPTVEKMRRGFGMRAPK; via the exons ATGGCGGAGAGCGGTGGCGGACGAGGCGAGAGGCGGCCCGTGCGCTGTCCCAACTGCGACGAACTCCTCCCCGGCCTCGCGAACTTGACGGCCCACCGCTGCGGTGATCGAAGTGCTACTTCCCGAG CAAGGAGAGATTTCCCGCCTACTGATTTCTCGTTGCAGAGGGATACCGTAGGATTCAATTCGAGAGAAGAACGAGATAGATTAGGGTTTATTCCAGAATTCACAAGTAGAAGAAGACCTGCCTCCAATTCTGATCATAGGGCTGATGGGAGACGCGTAGAGAGGGGAAGTAACTATGTAGTTGGTAGGCAACCTTCGTCATCTAAATCTCTGCTTAGTGATTCTACCTCCTTCTCAGACGATGTAGCACCTGCATTCTGCCGAATGCCAGAAGATCATATGAAGCCCAATCCCTTGGCGAATTATGGAGATGACTGTTCCAAGACGAAGAAGAACCAATCTCGGAAAGATGGAGCTGAATTGTGGAGTAATGACCCGTTGCTGCTTCTGCGACAACTCGATGAATTAAGGGATCGTATCAGTAAATCTTCTGAGTTCTTGGAAAAACCGAGAACAAAGATGCCTGCAGTGAACGAAAGGTCAGTCTATTATAGACGATCACATGAGATTCTGAGCAAGACAAAGGAAAGAGTGAGTGTGACTGAACCCTATTCCTCAGGCATGACAAACTTTCCTAGTGATGGATACATCCATAGACAATTAGATGTAGTTCCTCTATCCTCTTACCATAGTGATGAATTTGACCTTCAGCGTCGAAAATATAAGCTATTACCAGAAAGCACTCCCTACTCAATCACCAACCAAGGGCGCTTTGGTCTTGCACAGAATAGTAGGGTTTCTTCTCTTGGTATCCAAATGTTCAGGATGAAAGAATACAATGAAGGAGGAGCAAGAGCTGCAAAATCCAAAACAAAGGAAAAGCATCCTTGTCAAGCTTTCGCTGGCGCGACTCCTTTCGTGATATGCTCTAGCTGCTTTGAGTTACTGAAGCTACCTCAAGATAATACTCTACTCGTGTCAAAAAAACTCAGAAGGTTGCGGTGTGGATCATGCTCGGAGGTATTTTGCGTTGAACTTATTGGAAAAAGGCTTGTCATTTCTTCCCATTCACCATCCTTAGCTGTTTCTAAAGCCAATGACAAAGTCAACCAGCATGAGCAATATAAAGCACAAACTAGTAGTAAATCAGATGTTTCTTCAATTTCTGAAGAACATGGTGTCCCGTGCCAAGCTATTCTGCCAACAGATGACAATAACTCATCTCCTTTCACATCTAGCCATGTACTGATGGAACAAGAAAGTATAGATTTAACTGATCCAGAGAACTTGAAGGGGCTTTCAGTGGCTTCTAATAGGTCCGAGCATGTAGAAAACCCAGACAGCACAGATGTATCAGCTGTTGCAGATTTACTGATTCAGGACAGTTTATCTTTCTTGTTATCCAGTCAAAAGGACATTTCTGAAACTGGTAGCAAGAAGGAACATTCTGATGAAGAAGTAAGAATCTACAACGATGATAAGTTTCACCAGAGTCCTGAACAAGGCGAAGAAATAACTGGGATTGATCTGTCACTGAATGACTATTCCAGTTCCTCTCTGGATCATAATGATATAGAGAAACATCAAAGCCAAATGGGCACTGAAAAGACTAATGATCCATCAGTTCTAAATACAACCCTCAAAGATACACCGCAAATTAAGATGCCGGCAAAAGCTAAAAGATCTCAAGTTTCAGTTAATGGTTATCTAATTCCTGATCACTTAGTTCGGAAGGCTGAAAAAAAGGCCGGAAGCATTTTTCCTGGAGAATATTG GTACGATTGGCATGCTGGATTTTGGGGTGTCATGCGACAGCCATGTCTTGGCATAATTCCT CCATTTATCGAAGAGTTCAACTATCCTATGCCTGAAAACTGTGCTGGTGGGAACACTGGTGTCATCTTGAACGGAAGAGAGCTCCATAGGAAAGATCTCAATTTACTGGTTAGTCGAGGACTACCATTCTCAGCTGGTCAACCTTATATTCTTGATTTTTCAGGGAATCTCTTTGATGAAATCTCTAATGAACATCTGGGTAATTTTGGGAAGCTTGCCCCAAC AGTTGAGAAAATGAGACGTGGATTTGGCATGAGAGCTCCAAAGTGA
- the LOC121972172 gene encoding transcription factor TGAL1-like, translating into MMAEGSPRTDTSTDVDTDEKDQRFERGQLAVLAASDSSDRSKDKTLDQKTLRRLAQNREAARKSRLRKKAYVQQLENSRVKLTQVEQEFQRARQQGIFISSSGDQSHSMGGNGALAFDVEYARWLEEHNRQINELRAAVNAHASENDLRVTVDSILTHYEEIFRIKGVAAKTDVFHMLSGMWKTPAERCFLWLGGFRSSELLKLLANQLEPLTEQQLMGICNLQQSSQQAEDALSQGMEALQQSLAETLAGSLGPSVSSGNVANYMGQMAMAMGKLGTLENFLRQADNLRQQTLQQMHRILTTRQSARALLAINDYFSRLRALSSLWLARPRE; encoded by the exons ATGATGGCAGAGGGCAGTCCCAGGACAGATACCTCCACAGATGTGGACACTGATGAGAAAGATCAGAGG TTTGAACGCGGTCAACTTGCTGTTCTTGCAGCTTCTGATTCAAGTGATAGGTCAAAAGACAAAACACTTGATCAAAAG ACTCTTCGTCGCCTTGCACAAAATCGTGAAGCTGCCAGAAAGAGTAGACTAAGGAAAAAG GCTTATGTACAACAACTAGAGAATAGTAGAGTAAAGCTGACTCAAGTTGAGCAGGAGTTTCAACGAGCTCGTCAGCAG GGTATTTTTATCTCTAGCTCAGGAGATCAATCACATAGCATGGGTGGGAATG GGGCATTGGCTTTCGATGTTGAATATGCACGATGGCTCGAAGAACACAATCGGCAGATAAATGAACTGCGGGCAGCAGTTAATGCCCATGCGAGTGAAAATGATCTGCGTGTTACCGTCGATAGTATCCTCACACACTATGAAGAAATATTTAGGATCAAGGGCGTCGCTGCCAAGACAGACGTCTTTCACATGTTATCTGGGATGTGGAAGACACCAGCTGAAAGGTGTTTCCTATGGCTTGGGGGTTTCCGATCGTCTGAACTTCTAAAG TTACTTGCAAATCAGCTCGAACCTCTAACAGAGCAGCAATTGATGGGGATATGCAATCTCCAGCAGTCGTCGCAACAGGCTGAAGACGCTCTCTCTCAAGGGATGGAGGCCTTACAGCAGTCCCTAGCAGAAACATTGGCTGGGTCTCTTGGCCCCTCTGTATCATCAGGAAATGTCGCAAATTACATGGGTCAGATGGCTATGGCTATGGGAAAACTTGGAACTCTCGAGAATTTTCTTCGCCAG GCTGATAATCTGCGGCAGCAAACCTTACAACAAATGCATCGAATCTTGACGACCAGACAGTCTGCTCGGGCACTTCTTGCCATAAACGATTACTTCTCGCGTCTTCGTGCCTTGAGCTCCCTCTGGCTTGCTAGGCCTAGAGAGTGA
- the LOC121972171 gene encoding uncharacterized protein LOC121972171 → MAESGGGRGERRPVRCPNCDELLPGLANLTAHRCGDRSATSRARRDFPPTDFSLQRDTVGFNSREERDRLGFIPEFTSRRRPASNSDHRADGRRVERGSNYVVGRQPSSSKSLLSDSTSFSDDVAPAFCRMPEDHMKPNPLANYGDDCSKTKKNQSRKDGAELWSNDPLLLLRQLDELRDRISKSSEFLEKPRTKMPAVNERSVYYRRSHEILSKTKERVSVTEPYSSGMTNFPSDGYIHRQLDVVPLSSYHSDEFDLQRRKYKLLPESTPYSITNQGRFGLAQNSRVSSLGIQMFRMKEYNEGGARAAKSKTKEKHPCQAFAGATPFVICSSCFELLKLPQDNTLLVSKKLRRLRCGSCSEVFCVELIGKRLVISSHSPSLAVSKANDKVNQHEQYKAQTSSKSDVSSISEEHGVPCQAILPTDDNNSSPFTSSHVLMEQESIDLTDPENLKGLSVASNRSEHVENPDSTDVSAVADLLIQDSLSFLLSSQKDISETGSKKEHSDEEVRIYNDDKFHQSPEQGEEITGIDLSLNDYSSSSLDHNDIEKHQSQMGTEKTNDPSVLNTTLKDTPQIKMPAKAKRSQVSVNGYLIPDHLVRKAEKKAGSIFPGEYWYDWHAGFWGVMRQPCLGIIPPFIEEFNYPMPENCAGGNTGVILNGRELHRKDLNLLVSRGLPFSAGQPYILDFSGNLFDEISNEHLGNFGKLAPT, encoded by the exons ATGGCGGAGAGCGGTGGCGGACGAGGCGAGAGGCGGCCCGTGCGCTGTCCCAACTGCGACGAACTCCTCCCCGGCCTCGCGAACTTGACGGCCCACCGCTGCGGTGATCGAAGTGCTACTTCCCGAG CAAGGAGAGATTTCCCGCCTACTGATTTCTCGTTGCAGAGGGATACCGTAGGATTCAATTCGAGAGAAGAACGAGATAGATTAGGGTTTATTCCAGAATTCACAAGTAGAAGAAGACCTGCCTCCAATTCTGATCATAGGGCTGATGGGAGACGCGTAGAGAGGGGAAGTAACTATGTAGTTGGTAGGCAACCTTCGTCATCTAAATCTCTGCTTAGTGATTCTACCTCCTTCTCAGACGATGTAGCACCTGCATTCTGCCGAATGCCAGAAGATCATATGAAGCCCAATCCCTTGGCGAATTATGGAGATGACTGTTCCAAGACGAAGAAGAACCAATCTCGGAAAGATGGAGCTGAATTGTGGAGTAATGACCCGTTGCTGCTTCTGCGACAACTCGATGAATTAAGGGATCGTATCAGTAAATCTTCTGAGTTCTTGGAAAAACCGAGAACAAAGATGCCTGCAGTGAACGAAAGGTCAGTCTATTATAGACGATCACATGAGATTCTGAGCAAGACAAAGGAAAGAGTGAGTGTGACTGAACCCTATTCCTCAGGCATGACAAACTTTCCTAGTGATGGATACATCCATAGACAATTAGATGTAGTTCCTCTATCCTCTTACCATAGTGATGAATTTGACCTTCAGCGTCGAAAATATAAGCTATTACCAGAAAGCACTCCCTACTCAATCACCAACCAAGGGCGCTTTGGTCTTGCACAGAATAGTAGGGTTTCTTCTCTTGGTATCCAAATGTTCAGGATGAAAGAATACAATGAAGGAGGAGCAAGAGCTGCAAAATCCAAAACAAAGGAAAAGCATCCTTGTCAAGCTTTCGCTGGCGCGACTCCTTTCGTGATATGCTCTAGCTGCTTTGAGTTACTGAAGCTACCTCAAGATAATACTCTACTCGTGTCAAAAAAACTCAGAAGGTTGCGGTGTGGATCATGCTCGGAGGTATTTTGCGTTGAACTTATTGGAAAAAGGCTTGTCATTTCTTCCCATTCACCATCCTTAGCTGTTTCTAAAGCCAATGACAAAGTCAACCAGCATGAGCAATATAAAGCACAAACTAGTAGTAAATCAGATGTTTCTTCAATTTCTGAAGAACATGGTGTCCCGTGCCAAGCTATTCTGCCAACAGATGACAATAACTCATCTCCTTTCACATCTAGCCATGTACTGATGGAACAAGAAAGTATAGATTTAACTGATCCAGAGAACTTGAAGGGGCTTTCAGTGGCTTCTAATAGGTCCGAGCATGTAGAAAACCCAGACAGCACAGATGTATCAGCTGTTGCAGATTTACTGATTCAGGACAGTTTATCTTTCTTGTTATCCAGTCAAAAGGACATTTCTGAAACTGGTAGCAAGAAGGAACATTCTGATGAAGAAGTAAGAATCTACAACGATGATAAGTTTCACCAGAGTCCTGAACAAGGCGAAGAAATAACTGGGATTGATCTGTCACTGAATGACTATTCCAGTTCCTCTCTGGATCATAATGATATAGAGAAACATCAAAGCCAAATGGGCACTGAAAAGACTAATGATCCATCAGTTCTAAATACAACCCTCAAAGATACACCGCAAATTAAGATGCCGGCAAAAGCTAAAAGATCTCAAGTTTCAGTTAATGGTTATCTAATTCCTGATCACTTAGTTCGGAAGGCTGAAAAAAAGGCCGGAAGCATTTTTCCTGGAGAATATTG GTACGATTGGCATGCTGGATTTTGGGGTGTCATGCGACAGCCATGTCTTGGCATAATTCCT CCATTTATCGAAGAGTTCAACTATCCTATGCCTGAAAACTGTGCTGGTGGGAACACTGGTGTCATCTTGAACGGAAGAGAGCTCCATAGGAAAGATCTCAATTTACTGGTTAGTCGAGGACTACCATTCTCAGCTGGTCAACCTTATATTCTTGATTTTTCAGGGAATCTCTTTGATGAAATCTCTAATGAACATCTGGGTAATTTTGGGAAGCTTGCCCCAACGTAA
- the LOC121972175 gene encoding protein ECERIFERUM 26-like, whose product MTAGRQRRVTLCAKTTVVSAIPVRPGKTHSLSALDHAMTRHFLHLVFYFRAAPALTKSRLMYSLSEVLSYYPAVTGRLHRQPVEDAGAGSGSEWSWVVKCTDAGLRFVEARAHATLDEWLASATDEEEMELAHSEPMGHDPSIWSSYCVQLTEFDDGAVAIGLSSAHINADLTSAILLVRAWSDAHRRACIVFPPFLHAPALEPRPNPNPRSALFSSKSAAAAAAAASTEPVATAKMSSATFVFSDASVKCLLSDAGDASPFDALAALFWTRIAAPELGAADLTLGIDMRKRMHAPLPYAFYGNAFHFYSVHGVDLGAGLSRVAADLRRAGEGVREEDFWEAVEWLHERRPGRREAEPAFQVYGPELTCVEVDRDAFAYGTPFEDNDGSRPAHVTCRVDGVEGAGLVLVMPAAAEGAARQVVVTLPDDVVAKLCRDASIAKYEPTVLFASAGVKKG is encoded by the coding sequence ATGACGGCCGGCCGCCAGCGGAGGGTGACCCTGTGTGCCAAGACGACGGTGGTGTCGGCGATCCCGGTGCGGCCGGGGAAGACGCACTCTCTCTCGGCCCTCGACCACGCCATGACCCGCCACTTCCTCCACCTCGTCTTCTACTTCCGCGCCGCGCCCGCCCTCACTAAGTCCCGCCTCATGTACTCCCTCTCCGAGGTCCTCTCCTACTACCCCGCTGTCACTGGACGCCTTCACCGCCAGCCCGTGGAGGATGCCGGTGCCGGCAGCGGCAGCGAGTGGAGTTGGGTTGTTAAGTGCACCGACGCGGGCCTGCGCTTCGTGGAGGCCCGTGCACACGCCACGCTGGACGAGTGGCTCGCGTCGGCCACTGACGAGGAGGAGATGGAGCTAGCCCATTCTGAGCCCATGGGCCACGATCCTTCCATTTGGTCGTCCTACTGCGTCCAGTTGACGGAGTTCGACGACGGTGCGGTGGCAATCGGGCTCAGCTCCGCCCACATCAATGCCGACCTCACCTCCGCCATCCTCCTCGTCCGCGCTTGGTCCGACGCCCATCGCCGCGCCTGCATCGTCTTCCCGCCCTTCCTTCACGCCCCAGCCCTCGAGCCCCGCcccaaccctaaccctagatcCGCCCTCTTCTCCTCCAAATCTGCCGCCGCCGCTGCTGCTGCTGCCTCGACGGAGCCAGTGGCCACCGCGAAGATGTCTTCCGCCACGTTTGTTTTCTCGGACGCCTCCGTCAAGTGCCTCCTCAGCGACGCTGGGGACGCCTCCCCTTTCGATGCCCTCGCCGCCTTGTTCTGGACCCGCATCGCGGCGCCGGAGCTCGGCGCCGCGGATCTCACGCTTGGGATCGACATGCGCAAGCGGATGCACGCGCCGCTGCCGTACGCGTTCTACGGCAACGCGTTCCACTTCTACAGCGTCCACGGCGTCGACCTAGGCGCCGGCCTGTCGCGCGTGGCGGCGGATCTACGGCGCGCGGGGGAGGGCGTCCGGGAGGAGGACTTCTGGGAGGCTGTGGAGTGGCTGCACGAGCGGCGGCCAGGCCGGCGGGAGGCGGAGCCGGCGTTCCAGGTGTACGGGCCGGAGCTGACGTGCGTGGAGGTCGACCGCGACGCGTTCGCATACGGGACGCCCTTCGAGGACAACGACGGCAGCCGGCCGGCGCACGTGACGTGCAGGGTGGACGGGGTGGAGGGGGCGGGTCTGGTGCTGGTGATGCCCGCAGCGGCCGAGGGGGCGGCGCGGCAGGTGGTTGTGACCCTCCCCGATGACGTGGTGGCTAAACTTTGCCGGGACGCCTCCATCGCTAAGTACGAACCCACCGTGTTGTTTGCCTCTGCCGGAGTGAAGAAGGGTTAG